In one window of Caenimonas aquaedulcis DNA:
- a CDS encoding Bug family tripartite tricarboxylate transporter substrate binding protein, translating to MKTSRRKILLAAASCAALLPQLATAQAAWPDKPVRVIVPWAPGGITDILARLVAQKLSDKFGQQFIIDNKAGAGGNIGAEMVAKAAPDGYTLLLTNPGAFATNQYLYNDMRYKPSDFAPIIVLAKFPNALIVNKDLPVKTAQEFIEYAKKHPTTLNGGSSGAGSSGHLSLEMFKSMTGVQIQNVFYKGAAPTKLDLAAGRIQVVLDNVPGYLSELQGGSVKMLAVGTKTRLSTYPDVPTLDEVGVKGYESSVWYAMAAPKGTPASIVQRVNAAAQAALDSPDVQEKLKPLQGIAVGGSPDDAGKFFAEESQRWKGIIEKSGAKVEQ from the coding sequence ATGAAAACTTCCCGCCGCAAGATCCTGCTGGCAGCCGCCTCGTGCGCGGCGCTGCTGCCGCAGCTGGCGACCGCGCAAGCGGCCTGGCCCGACAAACCCGTGCGCGTCATCGTGCCCTGGGCGCCGGGCGGCATCACCGACATCCTGGCGAGGCTGGTGGCGCAGAAGCTGTCCGACAAGTTCGGCCAGCAATTCATCATCGACAACAAGGCGGGGGCGGGCGGCAACATCGGGGCCGAGATGGTCGCGAAGGCCGCGCCCGACGGCTACACGCTGCTGCTCACCAACCCCGGCGCGTTCGCGACGAACCAGTACCTGTACAACGACATGCGCTACAAGCCGTCGGACTTCGCGCCCATCATCGTGCTCGCGAAGTTCCCGAACGCGCTGATCGTGAACAAGGACCTGCCGGTGAAGACCGCGCAGGAGTTCATCGAGTACGCGAAGAAGCACCCGACCACGCTGAACGGCGGTTCGTCGGGCGCGGGCAGCTCGGGCCATCTGTCGCTGGAGATGTTCAAGTCGATGACGGGCGTGCAGATCCAGAACGTTTTCTACAAGGGCGCGGCGCCGACCAAGCTCGACCTCGCGGCGGGGCGCATCCAGGTCGTGCTGGACAACGTGCCGGGGTACCTGAGCGAGTTGCAGGGTGGCAGCGTGAAGATGCTGGCCGTCGGGACGAAGACACGCCTTTCGACTTATCCGGATGTGCCGACGCTGGATGAGGTGGGCGTGAAGGGCTACGAGTCGTCCGTCTGGTATGCGATGGCCGCGCCCAAGGGCACGCCGGCTTCCATTGTTCAGCGCGTCAATGCGGCGGCGCAGGCTGCGCTGGATTCGCCGGACGTGCAGGAGAAGCTGAAGCCGCTGCAGGGGATTGCCGTGGGTGGATCGCCGGACGATGCGGGCAAGTTCTTCGCGGAAGAGTCGCAGCGGTGGAAGGGGATCATCGAGAAGAGCGGGGCTAAGGTGGAGCAGTGA
- a CDS encoding SDR family NAD(P)-dependent oxidoreductase codes for MQLEGYNTVVTGAARGLGAAAAKRFVAEGARVVVADIDGDAANACAREIDPTGQRAIGVTCDIAEPAACDALVARAEAFFGAPIDVFCAHAGLGFAGVFHESDPAFIKRIVDVNVLGTIYSAQAALRSLVKSRQASLIFTSSLQSVTARAQRSIYTTTKHAIVGLTKALALEYAPLGVRVNAIAPASTDTPFLRGQFEFLGSKDVDQAVRDAAASMPLGWLPTPEDFANTAVFLASPAARSITGINLLLDSGAAAGIFRR; via the coding sequence ATGCAGCTCGAGGGCTACAACACCGTCGTGACGGGCGCCGCGCGCGGCCTGGGCGCGGCGGCGGCGAAACGCTTCGTGGCGGAAGGCGCTCGGGTGGTCGTGGCCGATATCGACGGCGACGCCGCCAATGCCTGCGCGCGCGAGATCGACCCGACGGGCCAACGCGCGATCGGCGTGACCTGCGACATCGCCGAGCCCGCGGCATGCGACGCCCTCGTCGCCCGCGCGGAGGCCTTCTTCGGCGCACCCATCGACGTGTTCTGCGCCCACGCGGGCCTGGGTTTCGCGGGCGTGTTCCACGAGTCGGACCCGGCCTTCATCAAGCGCATCGTGGACGTGAACGTGCTGGGCACGATCTATTCGGCGCAGGCCGCGTTGCGCAGCCTGGTGAAGAGCAGGCAGGCGAGCCTGATCTTCACCAGTTCCCTGCAGAGCGTCACGGCCCGCGCGCAGCGGAGCATCTACACGACGACCAAGCATGCGATCGTCGGCCTCACGAAGGCCCTGGCGCTGGAGTACGCGCCGCTGGGCGTGCGTGTGAACGCGATCGCACCGGCCTCGACGGACACGCCCTTCCTGCGCGGGCAGTTCGAGTTCCTGGGATCGAAAGATGTCGACCAGGCGGTGCGCGATGCGGCGGCGTCGATGCCATTGGGCTGGCTGCCGACGCCGGAAGACTTCGCGAACACCGCGGTGTTCCTGGCATCGCCTGCCGCCCGATCGATCACGGGAATCAACCTGCTGCTGGACAGTGGGGCGGCTGCGGGGATATTCAGGCGCTGA
- a CDS encoding SDR family NAD(P)-dependent oxidoreductase yields the protein MRMADRFGIVTAGASGMGRAGAIRFAAEGAAVAVVDLDEAKAKEVADTIKAAGGQAFALAGNLMEEDFARGLVHETHKRFGRLDFLWAHAGHPSVSRVEGLDLKEFDVAMNLNVRAALASAIEAIPLMRDGGGGSMLFTSSTSGVIGSPFSPLYSVAKWGVIGLARSLAKRYGPDNIRVNVVCPGTTDTPMLDTLVSRPDETETHGKDLNELKRIRSSGNPMGRAARPEEVANVALFLLSHEASYVNGASLLVDGGKTA from the coding sequence ATGCGCATGGCCGACAGGTTCGGGATCGTCACCGCCGGGGCTTCCGGCATGGGCCGGGCGGGCGCCATCCGCTTCGCTGCCGAGGGCGCGGCCGTCGCGGTGGTGGACCTCGACGAGGCGAAGGCGAAGGAAGTCGCCGACACGATCAAGGCCGCGGGCGGCCAGGCCTTTGCGCTGGCCGGCAACCTCATGGAAGAGGACTTCGCGCGCGGCCTGGTGCACGAGACGCACAAGCGCTTCGGCAGGCTCGACTTCCTCTGGGCGCATGCCGGCCACCCCTCGGTCTCGCGCGTCGAAGGGCTGGACCTGAAGGAATTCGACGTCGCGATGAACCTGAACGTTCGCGCGGCATTGGCGAGCGCGATCGAGGCCATTCCCCTCATGCGCGACGGCGGCGGCGGCAGCATGCTCTTCACCTCATCCACGTCGGGCGTGATCGGCTCGCCCTTCAGCCCGCTCTATTCGGTCGCCAAGTGGGGCGTGATCGGCCTGGCGCGGTCCCTGGCCAAGCGCTACGGCCCCGACAACATCCGCGTGAACGTGGTCTGCCCCGGCACGACCGACACGCCCATGCTCGACACATTGGTGTCCCGTCCCGACGAAACCGAGACGCACGGCAAGGACCTGAACGAGCTCAAGCGCATCCGCTCATCGGGCAACCCGATGGGCCGCGCGGCCCGCCCGGAAGAAGTCGCCAACGTCGCGCTGTTCCTGCTGTCGCACGAAGCCTCGTACGTGAACGGCGCGTCACTGCTGGTCGACGGTGGCAAGACCGCCTGA